A single Ziziphus jujuba cultivar Dongzao chromosome 11, ASM3175591v1 DNA region contains:
- the LOC125420563 gene encoding DNA-directed RNA polymerase subunit beta-like, with amino-acid sequence MSSNMQRQAVPISQSEKCIVGTGLECQVALDFGVLAVAEHEGKIIYIDTDKIFLLGNGDTLSIPLVIYQRSNKILVCIKKLKLRERKGQAGGQWVGEIEVWALEGFGVAYILQKMLTYKSDHISARQEVPGTTIIGRTIPKPEDAPESFQFLVRELRSLALKLKHFLVSEKNLQINRKDA; translated from the exons ATGAGTTCTAATATGCAACGTCAAGCAGTTCCTATTTCTCAGTCCGAAAAGTGCATTGTTGGAACTGGGTTGGAATGTCAAGTAGCTCTAGATTTCGGGGTTCTCGCTGTAGCCGAACATGAGGGAAAGATCATTTATATTGATACTGACAAGATCTTTTTATTAGGCAATGGGGATACTCTAAGCATTCCATTAGTGATATATCAACGTTCGAATAAAATACTTGTATGCATAAAAAAACTCAAGTTGCGTGag AGGAAGGGCCAAGCAGGGGGGCAGTGGGTAGGAGAAATTGAAGTTTGGGCTTTAGAGGGATTTGGTGTTGCTTATATTTTACAAAAGATGCTTACGTATAAATCTGATCATATTAGTGCTCGCCAAGAAGTACCTGGTACTACAATCATTGGAAGGACAATACCTAAACCGGAGGATGCTCCAGAATCTTTCCAGTTTCTTGTTCGAGAATTACGATCTTTGGCTCTGAAATTGAAGCATTTCCTTGTATCTGAGAAAAACCTCCAAATTAATAGGAAGGATGCTTAA